The sequence below is a genomic window from Carassius auratus strain Wakin chromosome 42, ASM336829v1, whole genome shotgun sequence.
CAGCAGTTGCTTGAGGGCTCAGATGTGGATACAGTAAGATATCCGGTATCCGAGGACAGAGCAATCGCTAATTTAACTGATACGCGAGACATGAAGTATGTAACTATGAAGATAATGTGTTTCATTTGAAGATTCATTTGACACAAATTAATTCAGCTAAAATGCTGATTTCTGTAACTCTTACAGGAATAATATGTAATGGAAAAGTACTTTAAGAGTACACAAATGAATAACATTTCAGTGGCACCATTCACAGATCTTGACCATAAGGCATGCGTTGTGATTGGACTCCCATAAAAGGTGCAGAGATCAGCAACTGGGCCGTTCTCCCCAGGGATTTCTAATAAGAGCAATCGTATTTATAGAGGCTCGTTTTAATGCAACCCCTCAATCACTGGCCATCTCACCCAGCAGCCACTGAAGGTGAGTTTTACTCACTATCACAAGCCGTTCTCTTGATACCTTAAAGGGGGTTTAGGATCCCACGGAAGGGATTTTGTTTGCAGAGACCATAATTTTAGCTTGTTGTGTCTATTTTAAGAGGCGTATGTTTTTTGTGGGTGACAATTACCTTATTGCTTTAGCCTGGTATGTTGTGACATTTTGATGGTTCTGTTTACTGCTTTTAAGACATAAACAACAATGTCTATGGAACGATTCGACTGCCATTACTGCAAGGACACTTTGCTCGGAAAGAAATACATCCTAAAGGAGGATACCCAATACTGCACAAAGTGCTATGAGAATCTGTTTGCTAACTGCTGTGAGGTGTGTTCTTTGCCAATTGGGTGCAACTCTAAGGTAGGCATAAGAAAGCATTAAATGACATCATAATTCACACCTTTATAtttgaaaatgacagaattaatttttaatgcaatgcaataaatcAAAAACCTGTGAGATCAGTGGACCCTTTACacagacttttttatttattttttattattaatgcatatttataGGACTAAACTTTGTGTTACATTTCCTttgtattacatttcaaaattctCTTCTAGGCATGTaatcaatcaaaatattttttccctttttaaaaagtcattgaAATGCTATcatggtttctttttcttttgcatttggATCAAATGGGAACACAAATTATATGTGTTGTAGTATCCATTCACCCCTATAGAAGCATACCCAACTATGACTACATTTGCTTTTAAGAACtctagaaatgtaaaaaaaaaggatcCATTAATAAAGGATTAATGAGTAACAGAAAGTCAGAACAGATTTGCAGTCTTTTAACTAGACTTTCTCTGCATGCATAATGAAGGATCTCTCCTACAAAGACCGGCACTGGCATGAAAATTGCTTCAAGTGTGGCAAGTGCAGTCGATCATTGGTGGACAAAGCATTTGCTGCTAAAGATGACCTTATGCTTTGCACTGAGTGCTATTCTCATGAGCATTCCTCAAAGTGTAACACCTGCAAGAAGACTATCATGCCAGGTAGAACACTTTAttctctttttattctttttatttattcttttctggagaaattaaatgtaactaaatGATTTCCCcccttaaaaacatattaaaagcatgtgtttgtattaaaaataggttgtttattaaattgaataaaatatgaaagatCTCAGTATATAAAGGTTGTCTTCTGCTTGTGTGCAAGGATCACGAAAAATGGAGTACAAAGGCAATAGCTGGCATGAGACATGCTTTCTGTGTCAACGCTGTCAGCAGCCAATAGGAACCAAGTCTTTCATCCCTAAAGATAACAGTTACTTCTGTGTCCCTTGTTTTGAGAAGCAATTCGCCTACCAATGCTGTGCTTGTAAAAAAGTAAGTCCTTTACTTTGTGTATTGTTTGTGAAGGAATCAGATATTTGAAAAACAGTATTACTGTtacagtgcacccaaaaatgactCACTCTTTTATTGCAGCAAActaatatgactttttttctaatgtggaacacaaacagaaaaaagttTGTGAAGGTGAAGGTCTTTTTTGAACCTTGAAAGCTTTGGAATCAGACATATGAAAAACTATTACATTTCATTAGTTATCGTTCAATCAAAAGTGACTCACCTGTATTCACCTTCACGCTGTtccaaaacagtattttaaaatgtggaaTACAAAAAGAGAAAATTTGTGAGAGAATATATCAAAAAGCATTTATGCAACTGGAGCTTTGAAGattcaaaaagcatttttttcagcATAACTATAACAAAATCCTCAACAAAGCTATCATTTGCCATTGAAGACATGGAATATAGCAGATTAATTGAATGCAATATGATACATAATGCTTTTGGATTGCTTTTTTGACCTTGAAATCTACAGTCTATGTATTTAAGCGGCATGGAAAACTGTTTTGGCAAATTGGTGAATTAAATTCTCATTTGCACACTTTTGGTTGATTTGATTATGCTCACTGACATACAGGTACATGTAGGGTGGACCATCAggcttaattaaaaaaacaaaacaaaaaaaacaaaacaaagaatgtTTCTGTACAAATCACATCATACAAATTCATAGGAAAACGCCAATTTGTAACATATTTACATTTCTCAAGGATTTGATTGGGATTTTAATTTTcgtgtattttcttttttgtttttgtttttaatgttggaCAATATGGTTAATTGATATTACTAAAATGAAATCCACACTTTCAATTCTGTAGGCCATAACAACTGGTGGTGTCACGTATCATGATAAGCCCTGGCACCGAGAGTGTTTCACTTGCATTGGATGCAAGAGACAACTGGCAGGCCAGCGCTTTACCTCAAGAGAAAACTACCCATACTGCCTGGATTGCTTCAGTAATCTGTATGCCAAGAAATGCGTGGGTTGCACCAAACCAATTACTAGTATGTTTTCATTCTTGACATCTGGCAGCTATTTTTATACACctctaaatttaaataaaaaaatgaatcagCATTGTGCTCGATTGTAAAACATCCGTGTGTGTGTCCAGGCCTGGCAGGTGCTAAGTACATCTCGTTTGAGGAGCGACAGTGGCACAGtgagtgtttcacatgtatgcagTGCTCTGTGTCTCTGGTGGGCCGTGGATTCCTCACCCAGAGGGATGACATCCTGTGCACTGACTGTGGCAGGGAGAAGTGAGCTCACCCGACTGGGACAGACAACCACAGGAGCAGCACAGTCGTCCAGCTATAGCAGGAAAGCAATATGAGGGCAAAATAGATTTGGATTTCTGCTCAAATAAATGGAATGATGAATATACAATGAATAGATTAATAATCTGTGTGGCATGCTGATAAGGATGCTTATTGTATTGTTTAATATGTTTTCAAAAATAACTGTCTTCATAAACCAGTAtggaataatataaaaaatgtttgaagTTGGTTGCACAAAATGCTCTTTTGttcaataaaatgtattcttCTCTACTACTGCCTGTTTTTTAAGTATAACAATAAACATGCAGCATTATTCCCAATCTTTTATCCCCATTAATGGTGGCCATTAATATATGCATTGTAGTCATAGTTTGGTGATGCTATGATTACAATGCATATATTAATGGCTACCATAAAGGTGGTAAAAAGTGGGAATGGTTCTGGGGTCCAATTATCTAAACTTAGCTAAACTTAGCTAAGGCTCTGGGAACAAGATGCATCATTGATATTTTTGGTTCATTGTCCCCATCATAGAGAAAGTTACATGTGTAAAAATGGCTAATTTGTTGTGACATAAACTAGCATGAACtctcaaaaacaaacatgatcTAAAggccacaaaataaatacatttttttaaaggtgttCTCAGTCATTTTCTGTTTAAGTTTCGCTGGTGAAATAAAGTGAGTAGAGGTGTGTTTACGCCAAGTCAAAATGACTGTGATTACAAGATTCTGACTTGTAAAAAGCGTTCATGTCCTCATAGAACTTGTAATTACAACTTGTAAACTTTGACATTTTCTGAGAGCTCCAACCGTTCAGCCTGACCACTGCAATGTCATGTGTAAACACTCAAAATTAAGTACacccttaaaaataaagaaaactttaacatccatggaacatttcctatgcacaaaaggttctttggagtggaaatagaaaatatgtttcttttaagaactgttcactgaaaggttcatAATGGTGGtggtttattacaaacacatagCGTTTGGCTGCACAaagcattaattgatggactagagtcgtgtggattacttgtgaattattgtgatgcatTTATCAGctttttagactctcattctgacaacacccattcacttaaggggatccattagtgagcaagtgatggaatgctaaatttTCTCCAACTCATCTACTTCTTGGATGGTCTggtgttaaatacattttcagcatatttgcATTTTTGAGTAATCTATTCCTTGAATGCTGTATTATGTTTGAAATGAACATACTCTTAAACTTAACCCTACACTAATCCCAATTGATAATGTGAGCAAAAGCAAACGTAAGCTAAAAATGCATTTGATGAAGCAACAAACACTGTTTTAGTTTCCTTTCATACACTTTAATTATTGTGCAATCAAACATCCATTCAGAGTCAGAGTAAAAAGCAGTCAAACTGCTGACACTTACTTCCTCTCAGGATGAGAGTCACATGGCAAGGCCAAAATACACTTGAGTAAAAAAAGAGACTTCCATAACACTGACAGCCTCTCTGCTAATGAGGTGAGACCGTcctttacttgttttatttagcTTTACAGCATGTATATAGCTGGGCTAATGAAGACTGTTTTCCTTCTCTGCCCAATTTAGTatgtttctcatttatttttaggTGTATTTTTGCCACTGAGACCTAAATTAAGAGTAAATAATCATGAAAGTCTTCACCCCTGTGCTAGTCTTTCAAAAAATGCCCTTTGGGAAAGGCAAAAACAACTTCAGCATTGAGTGTTTCGGTAAAAACCTCTATATTGGGACTAAAGAGGGAGTCGTTGAGTACCTCACTGTAAATAACATGAGTGGTGAAGAAAGCCTTTTAGTCCGGGAGATGGGGAAGAGGCAGATGGGCCGAAGTGGAGCAATCAGCCAGCTGACGGCGGTCCCTGTTCTGAATCACCTCTTAGTTCTCTGGGATCACGGTGCTTAACATGTTCTCCCTGGAACTGATTCCTGTCCTGAAAAAAATCATCTATAATGAGAATGTGCCACTCTTCTATGTTAGTGAATCAGCGGTTCAGACTGATTCTGTCGAGCTCATGGCAGCTTCGACCAAGAGGAAAACAGTGAGCATTTATAAGGTGTGTGTGGACAGACGGGAGTGTGTGAGACAGGTGGCTCTCCCGCAGGAACCTGGGACGTGTCTGTGTGGGGCCACTTGAGACAGATATTTTCTCCATGACTATCAGAGCCAAACCACCCTCGATCTTTTCCCACATAACCTGGGAAAGCAAAGTAGCATTGTTAACAAATGTGGAAAAGgagaattcattttaaatgggcctGGAGTGTTTGGGTAAGaattttttcttaattataaaataaatcaaaattcaaGGTTTAAGTGATAAACAAGGTAAAATCTGCCAGTACATGCAATAACGATAAAatcacatgtaaaatatgtgaaacaaatgtaaaacatatataaacatgtCATTTCACATGTTTCACGTATTTCACATGTGATTTTAACATGTGATTGCAAATGTGAAGTTCATGTGttttttctgtaaggggtagaaAAAAAACTAGGGTTCAAGTGTTTTAAGGCCTGTAAgtgcttgataaaaaaaaaaaatacattgtttagtTGAATGTACtaacaataatttataatatacttGAGATCCCACAGAGAAAAAATTATGGCGAACAATTGAAGACTTTTATTGATTTATGCCACTCATCACTGTTTAGGatctacataaaaatgtaatctgTACAGTACATCTGGAATGATAAAGTTTTACAGAGAAGCTTGGATGCAAAAGAACTTCATTATTGTAATGCTTCAATTAGTgacatttactagcaatttctgtgtGAAATCCAACACCTTTTCAGTATAATCTTTTATTTTCCAGTAAAGGTGAACTAGACCCAAGAGAAATCAATGAGCCTTTATCCAGCTATGGCTGTTATAAGTGAAGACTTTACACCTCAGACAACAGCAGTTAACAAGGACCATGCCATGGACTTGTGGACATTAAGTCGAGACAACTGGCCGACATTTCAACAATACATAATCTTTTTGGATGTCTTCTTGAAAGATGTCAGGCCAACAGAACAACAGAGTTATACAGAATTCATTAAGTCTAGCTCTACAGTAAAACCATTATGTACAGTATCTAGAATTTGCTCTAAGACAATAGGAACAACTTTGCTATAGTACAATATTTATCAAAAGCTTGGGtgtgctagaaaaaaaaaaaaaaaatatatatatatacatcttaaTTCTTAGTCATTTTGTCGCTACTTAAACTTAGACAATTGGTGAAGCTAAGTTATAAAAACGACTCGTTCTGAACTTCTGCACTTTTGTGGCATCGCATCCACACATGACTGTCCACATTTACACATCAGAACTGGATGATCAGATACTTCGTCAGGACATACATAGTGATGTAATAAGGAGAAAGCAGGATAAATGCTATTATTTCTAAGCCTTAGGGCACGTATTACAGAAAGTTAAGTCTCAAATTAAGACCTAACAAGCTTGAAACAGAAATCACCATGACTACTAAACAGATAGGACTCTATAATGGATGTTTTTGTAATATGGTCCCAGAAGAACCAACGATAAGAGTAAAATGTGGGTAAGTGTGTAAAACTGCTTCTCATACAACATGGGATGTTTTTCAATggcaaaacaacaaaagaaggTTAAGGAGTATTTTTGCGGGTCAGAGAGAGTATAAAGATTGAGAAAAACTAAAGAACTTCTGTAACAATATATTACACGACCCATTTACTGCCAGTTTTCCTTGACTGAATGTCGCATTTAAGAAACACAATTTGTCTGTTCACAGGAGGAAAAGCATCATTCCATGCTTATCACATCGTATGTCAAACAGATACTGCAGTCAACCGAGAATAACAATGAATCAAGCAAGCATGAGATGAGACAAACTTCAGCAATTACTCTGGCAATCTTCTTTCTATAAAGCCGATGTCATATATGGTGAGCACTTTGAAAGGTTAATTACACCAGCATATctgaaattcaaatttaaatgtgtttgataCTGTTGCAAGTGTTCATGGATGAAACAAATAACAGTCTGGTTTCTTCATGTGGAGAGAGCAATTTTGCTCGGGAAGTCTGGTAAACACAAAAAGGCCCTGCAGGTTTTGTACCATGAAGAAAAAGATCATCAGGCTGCTGAAAGCTACTGTTGGAGGACCTCTGCTGGACGAGACAGGAAGTTCACACAGGGAATGCTTCTCTCCCTGCTTCAAATCTATCCTCACAACTGCACAAGTCAATACTACACCACAATACAGCTGGGATGATACTGGACAGACTACCACATATTATAATCTAAAAAGTAGATTCAGAATTGTAAGGGTCAGATTTCTGAGTTTAGCtctcatatttttcttttctctatttATATCTGACTTTTTTCCCTCAGAATTCCAAGAAATAAAGtctcttatttgatcaaaaataacttTGTTCTATTGTTCTAATTGTTCTAATTGTGTAATTGTAAATTGttctatttgaaaatgtattcatgtgaaagcaaagctgaattttcagcatccatttcagttcagtgtcacgtgatccttcagaaatcattctattatgctgatttgctcataattattaatgttgcttactatttttgtagaaaacatgaatacatttttcaggattctttgaatagataaacagcatttttttaaagtgacattataaatatatgtactgtcacttctgatcgatttaatgcaaacttgctgaataaatgtattaatatctttcaaattaaatcacctttttttttgcattatttaacagTATATTTCTCTTTtgcaacattgtaaaatattgcaCTTTCTCTGCAAATAACAGACATACAATTCAAGTATGAGCCAAAGCCTAGGCATGCcagtataaataacaataaactattattttcagcCATGTTCATTCATTCTTCATAGATGAATGATCATTGGCTGAAAATGACCTTTGCATGCCATGGGCCTCGACATGGGTGGCCAGAGAACAACAAACTATATTGTAAACAAGTTGACATCCCTTTTACACCCACTGGACTGGGCTGGCTCAGTGCTGTCTGCTTCTAGACCAAGCATGGTGAGGAACTGGCAGCCTGACAAACCCGAGCTGTACACCACTTCAGGACATGGTGCTCTCCAGATAAGCCACCTCTCAGACCATTTCGTTTGTggacataaaacaataaatcacaaAATGCCTCAAATATGTTATCCACGTGAATCAGAATACCAAACAGACTGTGATATGTCAAAGTGAATCACTGTCGCATAAAGTCTTCCATTCCTGGTATAAATAAATCTCTTGCTACTCTTGTCGTATTGGCTTTCATTTTACTGTATTaccaaaattgtaaattgtacAGTCATGGCCATACGTTTTGACAGTTAcacattttgtgttttgaaaaagTTTTGATCCAGTATgtggttctttcaggtgcaatattctttgtagcaatttctttttgcatgtgaggccattttgatgcaaagtgatgatggctgcatgtgtttctttggaggtaaccactgctaacaagaacacaatgattggaaaCTTCTGATCCCTCTATACACAATAATCTAGCATTAACACCAAAACCCCTTAAGAAGGAAACTTTGCAAAGCACACattttatgtcactgccaaagcTTTTGGCTTTGAATGTATGTACATAAATATCTAATATCTATATATGGtggtattcataagctgtattcATGAGCCAAATTATCTTAAGGGATGCATTTTGagaatattttgtgcatttttttatgttatgcaCTGGCAAAATCTCTTGTAAACATGTCTAGgtcatgatttaaataaaatgggaaaaaaaaggaaaattaaatatatattccattttaaataaacattccaGTAGTGAGAATGAGATTTGTTTGCTTTATCGTAGGTTAATAAATAGGCATCAGTTGTGTATTGATTACCCATACTTTTTGCTATGTGTGAAGAATGCTGCAAATAATGCACACATATTTTATTGTGCAATTGTGCAttagagcaaaaaataaaaaaaataaaaattacgtGATTAAGTATAAAGTACATCCATATGGGTCCATGTTCAGCAAAGAAGTGTTGACCACACTGACTGTGACTCATTCTGCCCCAGTTAAAGCCGGCCGCTTGTGTAAAGGGCTGGGCCGATGGTCATTTGGGTGGACGCTAAATTTACTTTAGGATCCCTCCCTTCTTTGATAGAAGCCTCTTGGGGCTCTTTTCAGGACTAAGGAGACTAAAAACCAACAAGCTTGCAATATTGCAGAAGTTTAAGTAGGGTTGATTTAAACTGGCTTCACTTGACATTTCGGGTGGTATTTATGCTCACCAATACTCAAATAATAAAGCAAACTGGTGCAGATACTTGCTTATGGACAGTCAGCATGTCCCCTGGAGAGTAGCCAGGGATCTTTAAAGGCTTCTGCACAGATGGTCATTTTACACATGAGGAAACAGGATGGATGCAAAAATCAACAGTTACAGAACAAATTGTGGTAGAGAACCAGTCATATTTATAAACATCGACACCACGGACAGAGGAAAagagtaaacaataaaataaaataaaaaaaccttttccTCTCGTGCTTCTAAATATAAAGGCAGACATCTAAAATGCCTGTGTTTACTTCATGGCTGAATTTAATGGGGATATAAATTAAGTGCTGCCATTTTATGATTTCTAACTCAAaactaagactttttttttttttttataaaaatgaaactaTATGTTGTATCATTATACCCACAAGGATCATCTTAATTTGCAACCTTTGGGTATCAATAATGGTAAGGTACCAAAGAAACAAGAAAGATAGAACCATCCCTAATTTGCAGTTTTCTTGAAGAGGCTAATGCTACACTGAGTAACCCCAAGAACAGATATCAAAGGATGATCAAAACATATCTATTTTTCAACCCTTATAAGCAACGTTGTCATTTCCATAGCTTTCTTTACCTTTGGTTTTGGAGCCAGGCCACCAGGGGATAGTCACAGCGTAGACCACTGGAGACACTGGGGGAGAGGCAAAGACCACAGGCTCCTACCATGCATCCTGGCTCCCAGACATGGCCTGTAGTTTGGCGTGTAGAATAATCCCACAGCACGGCATATGGGATTTTTTCATTCCCAGCTCACATTTGATCTGCTTTGCCTGTTGTCGTACCCTCACACAATGGACTGAATGCTCATTGTCTGATGGCCATGCAATCAAGTCTACTTAACATGTAGCAATGGCAATGTCAAACTTCAGCTGCCTTCCAATTTTTCACCAAAGTGTTATTTAAGGGCTAAAATGAAATGCAGGAGAGCATTGCAAGCTGGCAAGGTGGATTGGCGTTGAAACTTGCAGTAAATGGGGCCTTATGCATGCAGATGTTTTTGAGAAGTAAATATAGATTCATGAACACACCACCATGCTTGGAAACCTGTTTATCTTCTGCTTACGGGTTATTAACATAACGAGCGTTACTGTAAGTACTAATGACTCCGTGAGATTGGTCGATGTCCACAGAAAACTCTTGGTTCAAATATGTTAATTAAGGGAAAATTAAGATATTGAGTTTAAATATGATATAAcaagcctttaaataaatagaGAAATTTACAGATCTTGGGATCGTAAAACAACATTGCCATGCTGACACTAAACTGAGTGTATACTCAAGGGTGTTTCCCTTGACTTGGTTTTGAACTTGTGGACCTGAGTGTAATACACAAGTATTTTTTCCTAACCCTGCTGGGAAGGAAAGTAATTGTTTTTGCTGACTCATGGAAGTTCACATAATGGCATTGTTATCCTTGTTTTTGGTGCGTTAACCCTCAAACTCTCTGCTACTGTTAAAAGTCCTTTTTAACCACTGAGGGTGGTTAAAATCACCATCATTTACCCATACCCATAATTCTATATGATTTTCCTATTTATATCTCATTGAATTCATTGTATGACAACATAAATTCGGTGCATGGCTAAAAAAGCTAAATCTGGTGCAAAACAAATGTCTGATAGTTCAGAGAATAAAGCACTATTACGAGGAAGACTTTCAATTAGATTTTGTTATAAAGTCTGCACTCTACATGAGTAAAAGTTAGATGTTCTGACCAACAAAATTTAACAAACATGTTCTTCTGACCGACAAAAATCTCTTTTACAGCAACTCTGTGTTTTCGTTTGGGATTTAACACTGTTGATTAAAGACTAACATTCCTTGACATACACTTAAAAAACAGCAACAGCAATATAGTAATTAGAAATTCAGCAACATCATTTTCCACAAATGAACGCATACAAACAAAACGTAGCTTGGTGGGCGAGAAACTATTCACACGTAATTCCCATTTACACATGCTGAGAAATTATGAGACCACCAATCACAGTTGCACAGTAACGATTACACGTGTCACCAATTTTCATAAAGTTCTCATGAAGACACCTGTTGAACCCTGGCACAACACATCACATCGCGCACCCACTATAACTTTACATCTAAATTTAAAGAATGGccatttattttatgatatgGCTGATGAGAAAATCACAggattttgccattttaaatgatttcacaattcacatcatttatttatttttttactattaaaaataactgcTAAAACTGCTTTTGTGTTTATGCAGAAGAAATTGTATCAATAGCTGTTCATACTGAATATTGTCCAAATCGTGGATCTCTTATAATAATTTTCCTCCTCATCTCAAATACATCAAGCTGGTTTTAAGTAAGCACAGTGGGCAAGTgtgtttaaaaacaacaacaacaacaacaacaacaacctgcaCTTCATTTTCCAAGCCAAGCATATACATTTTAGAACATGTTTTTGCAAGCATGCAAAGGTTTCAACCATTAGTAACCTGTCACAGTTAAGGAATATCAAAAATAGTTCTTGCATTTTCACAATAATGAGCACTTGGCGTGAAGTTGACTGTAAGCCGCTTATCTCACATTAAGATGGATGGAGATTGAGTAGGCGCTGCTTTAAAAAGCACACAACTCATAATGTCGGGCTCTGGTGCGTTTCTGTCCTTTAATTTGGGAAGGGCGTTTCAGAAATGTCACGGAACTTAGAAAGATAATGGAGGCTAAATGTATAGATTACAGTGGATTTCCAAGGTCCAACGGTATAATTTGGCAAATTTCAATGGAACAAACCAACAACAGCCGGAAGCCTGTAAATGtagtttacactgaaaaaatcCTCAATTGACTTTAAATGTTCAAattt
It includes:
- the LOC113060729 gene encoding four and a half LIM domains protein 2-like, with translation MSMERFDCHYCKDTLLGKKYILKEDTQYCTKCYENLFANCCEVCSLPIGCNSKDLSYKDRHWHENCFKCGKCSRSLVDKAFAAKDDLMLCTECYSHEHSSKCNTCKKTIMPGSRKMEYKGNSWHETCFLCQRCQQPIGTKSFIPKDNSYFCVPCFEKQFAYQCCACKKAITTGGVTYHDKPWHRECFTCIGCKRQLAGQRFTSRENYPYCLDCFSNLYAKKCVGCTKPITSLAGAKYISFEERQWHSECFTCMQCSVSLVGRGFLTQRDDILCTDCGREK